ACATCTCCTCATCGAAGAAGTCCTCAAAGCGACTGTTCTGTTGCTTCGTGAAAATGTTCTTCCAGTCTCCGATTTTACCTGCAAAGCACACAGCTCTTCAGACCCCTTGACAAAGCCACTACAAGTGCACAGAGAAGATGCTGCAATTGCAGCCTTTGATTTTCACTATGTGCCAGTGAACATCCATGAAAAtgctatacatatttttttttaacattaagcACTATTCTAAAATAATAGTATTTTTTACATAAGCCAAGGCTTACTAAACTGCAGATGTATGTATTCATACTCCCTGTCAACAGAAACTATTTGAACCCTACATACTGATGTTGTTCCCATACCACCAGAAGAGTACTCTCTAAACAGGCCACCTCTAAAGCCATTGCAGTCTGGACGAGTGACATCAGCTAATGCTTGTCCACTGGTTTATACAGCCCTTAAGAGCGCAACAAACACTGCAGTACCAGAGTGAGGGGAGAGGCTCACCTTTCCTCATGAACTGGCCCTTCCTGTGGTCCATGATCTCCTCAGGGATGAGCGTGTAGTtcaccattttgttttccttcatgCTGTTGAAGCTGCAGTGTCTCTGGGTGTTGGTCAGCTCATCTGGCTGCAAGGGAAATTGCAGGAAACTGGACAGCCTTTCCAGAGAGCCTTTAAGGTCCTGTCCAAACAAGAGTGAGAAACTTAGACCCACAGCCAGCAGATCCTGAATCTCCAATCACAATGCGGGCTGTGACACCCCAATGGATATGGATGCCTTACATAATGCCAGGTCAAATCTTAAGCTCAGGTTATTCCTTTATCAggcatttgcatttgatttTCCACATTAAGTTAAGAAACATGTATTCTAATTCTGTTCTTATTACCATCTGTGTCAAGTTTCATATTACATGTCAAACAGGCTTAGTGCTGTACAGACTccttaaaattatttaatttcattcCAGTATTAATTTCCCTGTACCTTCCACATCTCCTCATAGGCGATGTACAAAAAGTTCAGGTCATTGCTGTGACTGGTCCAGCCCTTCACATGATCAAACCAGGATCCATAATGCACTGTACAAGAAACAATGAGAAAGAGAGCAGGAAACACTAATTAGTGATCAAGCTTGTGGTCTTCATTTAAAGTATTGTACTGCATTGAATATGATAACAGTCCAGAACAACGACTTATGATTGTGCACATAATGTCTAAACTCTTTGAATGGACGCCCGTAAACTCTCAGCTTACCTGTTCCTTCCAAGAAATTGTCCAGGAATTCTTCAAAGGAGCTGGGGTCAGGGAGGAAGTTGGCCATTTTATGGAAGTAATAAAAGGACACAACAACATCTTTTGGATTTCGGGCTACGTAGATAATCTAGAAGGGGGAGAAATACAAACAGCCTGTAAAATGCAGAAATTTACTAATCACACTAATGTTTTCTAGATTGCgtagaatacaaataaatgttgtcTGTATTATGAGAAAGGACACCATCCTTGTTGGATCTACCTCATTCCCAGCAGTGGAAGAAACAGTGTGTTACCTTAGCTTTTGAGCCCTTGAGTGCAGAGGCCAACATGTGATAGGGCAGATGAGTGGTGATGATGCGGGGACTCTGGGAGGCTCCCAGGACCTCGGGGCTATAGAACTGCTCCAGCCAGGGAGCCCGGGACCAGTTGGGAATGTTCTGAGACAGGGTTGGGTCACCTTTACTGTGTATCAGGGTCAAGATCTCCTGCATCCACGTTGTACCTTCATTGAAAGAAAAGGGTCAGGCTTGAGTCATATCTTACTTTTCCTTCTTCCGTTTTAAACCTGGATATTGCACCAAACCAAAGGCCAGTATAAATTAGTGTTTGAAAAAAGCTGTGACTCTGTGACTCTTATCAATAAGATCAATTAAATACTTTCtgtaaaacagagagagagagagagatacagtaTCACCCACAATCAGATGGTGTGAAATAACTAAGGTGTGTTAAGTGCTCTGATTCACCCGAATTATGCTTTTGTAGAGTTTCCACTTTGCAGCTGTAATATTTTGCCGTTGCATGCACATTTACAACAGTTTCTGAAAGCAAACTGAGAATAATTATCTAATTAATACTAGGTTCACTGCCTGTGAGGTGGCATTTCCAAACTTAAACACAGAGTATTTCCATTGTTTGGCGAAACAAATGAGGAATAAAACCAGCAACTTTCAATGTGAAATGTTACAGCCAGATAAGAGGACTCTATTACACATATCACACACTAAATCACCATATATTAGAATGGCTGCTGCCTGTGGGACAGCTTAGCACTCAAGGAATGGTGTATGTGTTTCTCACCTGATTTGGGGTAGGTGACAATGACAGTGTCGCTGTCCTGGAAGCGGAAGTTCTGAGCAAAGCCGAGGGACTCCTGAGTGTGCAAGTGTCCCGGGAAGGCGATGTTGTGGCAGTGCTCGGTGACATCCAGTCTGGCCATG
This DNA window, taken from Amia ocellicauda isolate fAmiCal2 chromosome 9, fAmiCal2.hap1, whole genome shotgun sequence, encodes the following:
- the sult5a1 gene encoding sulfotransferase family 5A, member 1, which encodes MARLDVTEHCHNIAFPGHLHTQESLGFAQNFRFQDSDTVIVTYPKSGTTWMQEILTLIHSKGDPTLSQNIPNWSRAPWLEQFYSPEVLGASQSPRIITTHLPYHMLASALKGSKAKIIYVARNPKDVVVSFYYFHKMANFLPDPSSFEEFLDNFLEGTVHYGSWFDHVKGWTSHSNDLNFLYIAYEEMWKDLKGSLERLSSFLQFPLQPDELTNTQRHCSFNSMKENKMVNYTLIPEEIMDHRKGQFMRKGKIGDWKNIFTKQQNSRFEDFFDEEMLNTDLTFIWE